A genomic segment from Luteolibacter ambystomatis encodes:
- a CDS encoding erythromycin esterase family protein, with protein MAAATRSLENERDLLVQKAGLADFVLIGEASHGTREFYETRADLTRSLIERHGFRVIALEADWPDMLRVHRYASGSAEEHDANESLGDFRRFPRWMWRNETMPPFVDWLREWNRPLADGLVGIFGMDLYSLHSSIDAVLAYLEKVDKQAAARARERYACFDHFGTDPQLYGFATEKEGIESCEDEVIAQLLDIRKRKTLESPSDDPEKLFPTEQNAAVVANAERYYRAMFRGRNASWNLRDAHMDETIRTLARHYHLAGEDAKVIVWAHNSHLGDFRATEMSRRGEWNVGQLLKQRLGKRVFSIGFSSFAGTVTAADHWNEEPRRITMNPGLPGSYEEFFHRIGRESFWLDLTEEGDAVDSLREPMLQRAIGVIYRPLTERHSHYFYSCLPDQFDAIIHIDQTTAIHPLDHSAAPARDRPSADPAGRI; from the coding sequence GTGGCCGCCGCCACCCGATCGCTCGAAAACGAGCGCGACCTTCTTGTTCAGAAGGCTGGCCTCGCGGACTTCGTGCTCATCGGCGAGGCGTCGCACGGCACCCGTGAATTCTACGAGACGCGCGCCGATCTCACCCGCAGTCTGATCGAACGCCACGGCTTCCGGGTAATTGCTCTTGAAGCCGATTGGCCCGACATGCTGCGCGTCCACCGCTATGCCAGCGGCAGCGCTGAGGAGCACGACGCGAACGAGTCTCTGGGCGATTTCCGCCGTTTTCCCCGCTGGATGTGGCGGAATGAAACCATGCCGCCTTTCGTCGACTGGCTGCGCGAATGGAACCGTCCTCTGGCCGACGGTCTCGTGGGGATCTTCGGTATGGATCTCTACAGCCTTCATTCATCGATTGATGCTGTATTGGCCTATCTGGAAAAGGTGGACAAGCAAGCCGCAGCACGCGCCCGCGAGCGCTACGCATGCTTCGACCATTTCGGCACGGATCCCCAACTTTATGGTTTCGCGACGGAAAAGGAGGGAATCGAATCGTGCGAAGACGAGGTGATCGCGCAACTTCTGGACATCCGGAAGCGCAAGACGTTGGAAAGCCCCTCCGATGATCCCGAAAAACTCTTCCCCACCGAACAGAATGCGGCGGTGGTAGCGAACGCGGAGCGCTATTATCGCGCGATGTTCCGGGGGCGCAATGCATCATGGAATCTGCGCGATGCCCATATGGACGAAACCATCCGTACCCTTGCCCGCCACTATCATTTGGCCGGCGAGGACGCGAAAGTCATCGTCTGGGCCCACAATTCCCATCTGGGCGACTTCCGTGCGACCGAAATGAGCCGTCGCGGCGAATGGAATGTTGGGCAGTTGCTCAAGCAGCGCCTCGGCAAGCGCGTTTTCTCCATTGGCTTCTCAAGCTTTGCAGGCACCGTCACCGCGGCCGATCATTGGAATGAAGAACCCCGCCGGATCACCATGAATCCTGGTTTGCCGGGGAGCTACGAGGAGTTCTTCCATCGCATCGGCAGGGAGAGCTTCTGGCTTGATCTTACGGAGGAAGGGGATGCTGTCGATTCCCTGCGGGAGCCGATGCTCCAGCGCGCCATCGGTGTCATTTACCGCCCATTGACCGAGCGCCATAGCCACTACTTCTATTCCTGCCTGCCCGATCAATTCGACGCGATCATCCACATCGACCAAACCACCGCCATCCATCCGCTGGATCACTCCGCGGCACCGGCGCGCGACCGGCCTTCCGCAGACCCCGCGGGCAGGATTTAA
- a CDS encoding plasmid stabilization protein has translation MPRGDKSDYTEKQKRQAEHIEEGYEDRGVSKKEAERRAWATVNKISGGGKKSGSGRGKKENKEPMRKGGRKGDRSHAAR, from the coding sequence ATGCCACGAGGAGATAAATCGGACTACACCGAAAAACAGAAGCGTCAGGCGGAGCATATCGAAGAAGGCTATGAGGACAGGGGAGTCTCCAAAAAGGAGGCCGAAAGGCGGGCTTGGGCGACCGTGAACAAGATCTCGGGAGGTGGGAAGAAATCCGGATCAGGCCGTGGAAAGAAAGAGAACAAAGAACCTATGAGAAAAGGCGGTCGAAAGGGGGACAGATCCCACGCCGCAAGATAA
- a CDS encoding acetate/propionate family kinase has protein sequence MAGNRNPMRIIAVNAGSGSLKVSLFEVVPQDSMAEPREPLWTALLDTTAPDQPPDELLVSLDAGGISSRLGSISKDTPAETRIRGMLALMTRDSTLGGKPDAVVHRVVHGGERYTEAVRMTEEVEAGIDRLCAFAPLHNPVNLAGIRVAKEIFGDIPHVAVFDTAFHQRMPRYAATYAGPREWFERGIRRYGFHGTSFRWAAEYGAALLGRKNDPGLCLVICHLGGGCSLCATVGGWSIDTTMGFTPLDGIAMCTRSGSVDPGILIHLLREGMDTDELEELLNRQSGLLGLSGISGDTRVLIPLAEHGNEDARLAIGVFRHRLRRGIGGMLGSMGRTPDALIFTDVIGESAPSIRAAACEAFGFLGLRLDREANEAGSADREISCAESSGRVLVVRSREDWQMVRECAALLGDPEKSL, from the coding sequence ATGGCCGGAAACCGCAACCCGATGAGAATCATCGCGGTCAACGCAGGAAGTGGCAGCTTGAAGGTGAGCTTGTTCGAAGTCGTTCCGCAGGACAGCATGGCAGAGCCTCGGGAGCCACTTTGGACGGCTTTGTTGGATACCACAGCACCGGATCAGCCGCCGGATGAATTGCTGGTGAGTCTCGATGCCGGAGGAATTTCATCGAGGCTTGGTTCGATCTCCAAGGATACCCCGGCCGAAACCCGCATCCGCGGAATGCTCGCTTTGATGACGCGGGATTCGACGCTCGGTGGGAAACCGGACGCGGTGGTCCACCGGGTGGTCCATGGCGGAGAGCGCTATACTGAAGCGGTCCGCATGACCGAAGAAGTGGAAGCAGGGATCGACAGGCTGTGTGCCTTCGCGCCGTTACACAATCCCGTGAACCTGGCTGGGATCCGGGTGGCAAAAGAAATCTTCGGGGATATTCCCCATGTTGCGGTTTTCGATACCGCATTCCACCAGCGGATGCCGCGGTATGCCGCGACGTATGCAGGCCCCCGCGAGTGGTTCGAAAGGGGCATTCGTCGCTACGGTTTCCATGGGACCAGTTTCCGGTGGGCTGCGGAATACGGCGCCGCTCTGCTCGGCCGTAAAAATGATCCCGGACTTTGCCTTGTGATCTGCCACCTTGGCGGGGGCTGTTCCCTTTGCGCGACTGTCGGGGGCTGGAGCATTGATACCACCATGGGCTTCACCCCGCTCGATGGCATCGCGATGTGCACCCGTTCCGGTTCGGTAGACCCCGGCATCCTCATCCATCTCCTCCGGGAGGGGATGGATACGGACGAGCTCGAAGAATTGCTCAATCGGCAAAGCGGCCTTCTGGGCCTTTCCGGAATCAGCGGTGACACCCGCGTCCTGATACCCTTGGCGGAACATGGGAATGAAGACGCACGATTGGCGATCGGGGTTTTCCGGCACCGCTTGCGGCGGGGAATCGGCGGAATGCTGGGAAGTATGGGACGGACACCGGATGCCTTGATCTTCACCGATGTGATCGGCGAATCCGCCCCGTCGATCCGTGCCGCCGCCTGCGAGGCGTTCGGTTTCCTGGGCTTGCGATTGGATCGGGAAGCAAATGAAGCGGGATCGGCTGATCGTGAAATCTCCTGTGCGGAAAGCAGCGGCCGGGTGCTTGTCGTCCGGAGCCGGGAGGATTGGCAGATGGTGCGTGAATGCGCCGCACTCCTAGGTGATCCTGAAAAGAGTTTGTAG
- a CDS encoding phosphoketolase, with amino-acid sequence MNADPPSWNSPSSSSGVEPASDAQNGVFARYLRALHYLAVAQIYLQDNVLMREPLRAEHVKKRLLGHWGTCPGINLVQAAMNQCIVERNLDAMLVTGPGHGAPAVLANAYLDGTLECFYSGMTRDSEGLARFVKAFSWPGGFPSHLYPGVPGVIHEGGELGYALATAFGAAFDHPGLLVTCIVGDGEAETGATAAAWHGTKFLHPGRDGTVLPVLHVNGYKISNPTIYGTMDNAELDALFTGFGWQPLFAGADDEGKEILAALDQALHRISLIRARAKEGYGDLKIRWPMIVLRSPKGWTGIKMADGRPVKGSFRAHQVPLSEIHENPEHLQLLEDWLRSYRPEELFDERGIPFVDLLGFCPRGGRRLGCNPHAFGGDRARPLNLPELDSFRIELTAENRGGKEESPLKAVAGYLAAVIARNPANFRIFCPDEIMSNKLGGIFDAPTEREYQWPVEDGNRTEHVAATGGRVLEVLSEHLCQGWLQGYLLTGRFGLFPCYESFLPIVTSMMDQFAKFLKMSMEIPWRKPVPSLNYLETSTLWRQEHNGFSHQSPAFINSLLNKKDEIMRVYLPPDANCLLSTLDHCLAGTGHVNLVIANKNPMPCWLTMAEAVAHCRAGASIWHWASTDDGVDPDVVLVAIGDVMTVEVLAAADILRRDVPDLRLRVVNVTDLLILKPGSEHPHGLDEELFSGLFTRNRPVIVNFHGYPSAVHQLLAERGAAHRFKVNGYDEEGTTTTPFDMLVRNGTSRYHVASQALRAAEKINPQVAVRTGERVLHYEYVLREFSRTIAATGEDPQEITGWKWPETATR; translated from the coding sequence GTGAACGCAGATCCGCCATCCTGGAACAGCCCATCCTCAAGTTCGGGAGTAGAACCGGCATCGGATGCACAGAACGGCGTGTTCGCTCGTTACTTGCGGGCTCTGCACTATCTTGCAGTCGCACAAATCTACTTGCAAGACAACGTGCTGATGCGCGAACCCCTCCGCGCCGAACATGTCAAGAAGCGCCTGCTTGGCCATTGGGGAACCTGTCCTGGAATCAATCTGGTCCAGGCAGCCATGAACCAGTGCATCGTGGAGCGGAATCTCGATGCGATGCTGGTGACTGGCCCGGGGCATGGAGCGCCGGCGGTCCTGGCGAACGCCTACCTTGATGGAACCTTGGAGTGCTTCTATTCCGGGATGACGCGCGACTCGGAAGGTCTCGCCCGTTTCGTGAAGGCATTCTCATGGCCGGGTGGCTTTCCGAGCCATCTCTATCCCGGCGTACCGGGTGTCATCCATGAAGGTGGTGAACTCGGCTACGCCTTGGCCACCGCATTTGGCGCTGCGTTCGATCACCCTGGTTTGCTTGTCACATGCATCGTCGGTGACGGTGAAGCCGAGACCGGAGCGACCGCCGCCGCGTGGCATGGCACGAAATTCCTGCATCCGGGACGCGACGGAACGGTCCTGCCGGTTTTGCATGTGAATGGCTATAAGATTTCCAATCCGACGATCTATGGCACCATGGATAATGCGGAGCTCGATGCATTGTTCACCGGCTTCGGCTGGCAACCGCTGTTCGCAGGTGCCGACGATGAGGGAAAGGAAATTCTCGCTGCACTGGATCAGGCTCTTCACAGGATTTCATTGATCCGGGCGCGTGCAAAGGAGGGCTACGGGGATCTGAAGATCCGCTGGCCGATGATCGTCCTGCGTAGTCCCAAAGGCTGGACCGGCATCAAGATGGCCGACGGGCGACCGGTTAAAGGATCGTTTCGCGCGCACCAAGTCCCGTTGAGCGAGATCCATGAGAATCCCGAGCACCTTCAACTTCTGGAGGATTGGCTTCGCTCTTACCGTCCCGAAGAACTTTTTGATGAACGCGGCATCCCCTTTGTGGATTTGCTCGGATTCTGCCCAAGGGGCGGCAGGCGATTGGGATGCAATCCCCATGCTTTCGGCGGCGATCGTGCCCGCCCGCTGAACTTGCCTGAATTGGACTCCTTCCGGATCGAACTGACAGCGGAGAACCGGGGTGGAAAGGAGGAGAGCCCGCTGAAGGCCGTGGCCGGCTATCTCGCCGCAGTGATCGCCCGCAATCCGGCCAATTTCCGAATCTTCTGCCCGGACGAAATCATGAGCAACAAGCTTGGCGGGATCTTCGACGCTCCGACTGAGCGAGAGTACCAGTGGCCGGTTGAAGACGGGAATCGTACCGAACATGTCGCGGCCACCGGAGGTCGGGTGCTGGAGGTGTTGTCTGAACATCTTTGCCAGGGCTGGCTGCAAGGTTATCTCCTCACTGGCAGATTCGGCTTGTTCCCGTGCTACGAGAGCTTCCTGCCCATCGTGACCTCGATGATGGATCAGTTCGCGAAGTTTCTGAAGATGAGCATGGAGATCCCATGGAGGAAACCCGTTCCTTCATTGAACTACCTTGAAACTTCCACGTTATGGAGGCAGGAGCACAACGGCTTCAGCCACCAGAGCCCCGCCTTCATCAATTCCTTGTTGAACAAGAAGGACGAAATCATGCGCGTCTACCTGCCGCCCGATGCGAATTGCCTGCTTTCCACACTGGATCATTGCCTGGCCGGTACCGGCCACGTGAATCTGGTGATCGCGAACAAAAATCCGATGCCATGCTGGTTGACGATGGCCGAAGCCGTGGCGCACTGCCGTGCGGGAGCTTCCATCTGGCACTGGGCCTCCACCGACGATGGCGTGGATCCCGACGTGGTACTGGTGGCAATCGGCGATGTGATGACCGTGGAGGTGCTGGCCGCAGCGGACATCCTGCGGCGCGATGTACCGGATCTCCGGCTGCGGGTGGTCAATGTGACCGATCTTCTTATTCTCAAACCCGGCAGCGAGCATCCCCATGGATTGGACGAGGAGCTTTTCAGTGGGCTGTTCACCCGGAACCGGCCGGTGATCGTGAATTTCCATGGTTATCCGAGCGCGGTCCATCAGTTGTTGGCGGAGCGGGGCGCGGCCCATCGGTTCAAGGTGAACGGCTATGACGAAGAAGGCACCACTACGACTCCGTTCGACATGCTCGTGCGCAATGGAACCAGCCGCTACCATGTGGCATCGCAGGCGTTGCGCGCGGCGGAGAAAATCAATCCCCAGGTGGCGGTCCGCACCGGGGAGCGCGTGCTCCACTATGAGTATGTCTTGCGCGAATTCTCCCGCACCATCGCCGCCACCGGCGAGGATCCACAGGAAATCACCGGGTGGAAATGGCCGGAAACCGCAACCCGATGA
- a CDS encoding DUF4339 domain-containing protein, whose product MRGKDHHLFLPNNPVDPSIMNFFIGKDGRQLGPFTEDQLRSMFQSGMLTANDLAWYEGRPDWIPLWQLFGTAPPIQTFASVQANPAPGALNAPVAPAIIAGYLCAVISLLIFPIILAPAGLACGIVALMRRQTGHGFAIIILSCVLGYFGMYLGALAWS is encoded by the coding sequence ATGCGCGGCAAGGACCACCACCTCTTCCTCCCCAACAACCCCGTTGACCCATCCATCATGAACTTTTTCATCGGCAAAGACGGCAGACAGCTTGGTCCCTTCACGGAAGACCAGCTCCGCTCGATGTTTCAAAGCGGCATGCTCACCGCCAATGATCTGGCTTGGTATGAAGGCAGGCCGGACTGGATACCCCTATGGCAGCTGTTTGGCACCGCTCCGCCCATCCAAACATTCGCTTCTGTTCAGGCGAATCCAGCACCGGGTGCTTTGAATGCCCCGGTGGCTCCCGCGATCATCGCCGGCTACCTCTGTGCGGTCATTTCGCTACTGATCTTTCCGATCATCCTCGCTCCGGCAGGCCTTGCTTGCGGAATTGTGGCCCTGATGCGGCGGCAGACAGGGCATGGATTCGCCATCATCATCCTTTCCTGCGTGCTGGGCTATTTCGGGATGTATCTCGGAGCTCTTGCTTGGTCGTGA
- a CDS encoding helix-turn-helix domain-containing protein, translating to MGDRQPLNAIGGPLQKARLELGLTQQSLAAKCNLIGLDIGRETISQIERGVRGVSDLEMILLSKALKIEITRLVPKTLPPWKKDLRPPNAVE from the coding sequence ATGGGTGATCGCCAACCACTTAACGCCATTGGCGGACCGCTTCAAAAAGCTCGCCTAGAACTGGGTCTCACCCAACAGAGCCTAGCGGCAAAGTGCAACCTCATCGGATTGGATATTGGGAGAGAGACTATTTCTCAAATCGAGCGTGGCGTGAGAGGAGTCTCCGACCTTGAGATGATTTTGCTGTCGAAAGCATTGAAGATCGAAATCACACGCTTGGTTCCTAAAACTCTACCTCCGTGGAAGAAGGATCTCCGGCCTCCAAACGCGGTTGAGTGA
- a CDS encoding JAB domain-containing protein has product MNEPSGLLGQFRVARVGEDAPASGRCLDHPHSVAAVWQDEIARASWFDPAKEHIVVFVLNIRMQLLGWNVVAIGTLDESPCHPREVLRPVIVAAGHGFVLAHNHPSGDPTPSRADELATRRLHEAAGLLQLRFHDHVILGHGTIYSFRGSGAL; this is encoded by the coding sequence ATGAACGAGCCGTCCGGATTGCTCGGCCAGTTCCGCGTCGCTCGGGTGGGGGAGGATGCTCCCGCATCCGGGCGATGCCTCGACCATCCTCACTCGGTGGCCGCTGTCTGGCAGGATGAGATCGCTCGTGCTTCTTGGTTCGATCCGGCGAAGGAACACATCGTGGTGTTCGTCCTCAATATCCGCATGCAGTTGCTGGGCTGGAATGTGGTGGCGATTGGCACCCTCGATGAATCGCCGTGCCATCCCCGCGAGGTGCTGCGCCCGGTGATCGTGGCCGCGGGCCATGGCTTTGTGCTGGCCCACAATCATCCCTCCGGGGATCCGACCCCCAGCCGGGCGGACGAACTAGCCACCCGGCGTCTCCACGAAGCCGCCGGATTGCTGCAACTGCGCTTCCACGACCATGTCATCCTCGGCCACGGCACGATCTATTCCTTCCGTGGTTCAGGGGCACTGTGA